The region GGACGTGCCGGTCAAGGCGACGATCCGGGCGAACCTGAACGGCAACCCGGCCACCGGTTACACCATCTCCTCCGACGCCGCCGGGGCCTACGGTCTCTGGCTGCCGAAGGGGAAGTACGACGTGATCGTCGCCAAGGACGGCTGGATCCCCGAGGTGCAGCGGATCACCATCTCGGCCGGCTTCGTCTCGACGATCAACTGGGGTCTGGAACCGGTGACGCCCTGCGACACCCGGGTGGGCGGGATCTGATCCCGACCCGTTGACCCGCTACTGATCCACGGTGGCCGTCGGACTCACCCGAGTCCGGCGGCCACCGCCGTTGTCACGGCAGCTGCGGGCGTACGCCGGAAAGCGGATCGCCGCCCGGACCGTTGCGTCCGGGCGGCGATCCGCGATGCTGTCCAGCCGGTCAGAGGACCGTGACGCCGACCTCGTTGATGCCCCGGCCGGCGGTGACCAGGACGTCCCCGTTGCCGTGCCGGGACAGGGCCCGCAGGGTCCAGGTGCCGGGCGCGGCGAAGAACCGGAACTGGCCCTCGGGCGAGGTGACGACCTCGGCGGTGAACTCGCCGGTGGAGTCGAGCAGCCGGACGTACGCACCGGGAACGGCGTCGCCCGAGTCGGCCCGGACCACGCCGGTGATGACGGTTTCCCGGTTCAGGTCCAGCCCGGCCGGCAGCGGGGCCGACTGGTCCGGTGCCGCGCAGCTGGCGGCGGTGGGAGCGGTCATGGCTCAGGCCCTCCCCGGCTCGTCGCCGAGCACGATCGGCACGCCGATGAGCGAGCCGTACTCGGTCCAGGACCCGTCGTAGTTCTTCACGTTCTGGTGGCCGAGCAGCTCCTTGAGCACGAACCAGGTGTGCGAGGAGCGCTCGCCGATCCGGCAGTACGCGATCGTGTCGAGGCTGTCGTCCAGCCCGGCCTCGCCGTAGATCTTGCGCAGGTCGTCGTCGGACTTGAAGGTGCCGTCCTCGTTGGCCGCCTTCGACCACGGCACGCTGACCGCGGTCGGGATGTGACCGGCCCGCTGGGACTGCTCCTGCGGCAGGTGCGCGGGGGCGAGCAGGCGACCGGCGTACTCGTCGGGCGAGCGGACGTCGACCAGGTTCTTGACCCCGATCGCGGCGACCGCCTCGTCGCGGAACGCGCGGATGCTCAGGTCCGGCTCCTGGGCGACGTACTGGGTGGCGGGGCGGGAGACCGCGTCGGAGACCAGCGGACGGGCGTCCAGCTCCCACTTCTTGCGACCGCCGTCGAGCAGCTTCACGTCGCGGTGGCCGTAGAGCTTGAAGTACCAGTACGCGTACGCGGCGAACCAGTTGTTGTTGCCGCCGTAGAGCACGACGATGTCGTCGTTGCCGACACCCCGCTCGGAGAGCAGGGCCTCGAACTGCTCCTTGTTGACCGCGTCCCGGCGTACCGGGTCCTGGAGGTCCTTGCGCCAGTCGAGCTTGATCGCGCCGGCGATGTGGCCGCCGTCGTAGGCCGTGGTGTCCTCGTCAACTTCGACGAAGACCACGCCCGGGGTGTCGAGGTTCTTCTCGGCCCAGTCGGCCGAGACGAGTGCGGTGTCGCGACTCATCGAATCACTCCTAATTAGGATGATGGATTGGTGAGCCAGCGCGAGGTATCGATAGTTTTCGTCGCACCACGCGCGGGACCCAGAACGAGAGGATCACGGGTTCGTGCGACGGCGCCGCTGCCGGGCGTGAGGAAAATCAGAGGGTACGCGAGAGCAGCCCCGCCGTCAGATGACGGGGCGACACAGGCAGGTGGCCACGCGGCACAGGTCGACCGCGCGCCGTTTGGTGAGGAGCGTCCCCATGGGCAGGGAGCTTACCAGCCGGAAATAAACGCGTCACCAGCCGACCACGATCCGGGAAAGTGCCTCGTCGGGGCCTGGTCTAGCTCAGCGGCACGTCCTTCGCGGTGGCCCGTACGGCCAGCCCGCCGGGCAGCGGTGTGACCTCCTGCACCTGGAGGTTGAACGGCAGTTCCGGCAGCGGCAGCCGGATCGCGATCTGGCGGGCGGCCTCCTGCACCGCCAGCCGGGCCAGCGGGATCTCCGGCAGTCCGTCGACGGTCACGTTGCTGAAGCTGAGTGCCACCTCGGCGCCCTCGATCTTGACGTTGGCCGCGCCGTGCACGGTGAACTGCTGCCCCAACAGCTGGAGCGGGGCGTCCACCAGGAGCTTGCCGCCCTCCTCCTTCAACCGGATGCCGGGCTGGTCGATCAGCTTCACCACACTGTCGTACGAGATGGTCGCGGTGCCGTTCACCGTCCCGGCGGTCACCTGACCCTGGCCGGTACGCAGGGTGTTGATCGACGCGGCGATGTTTCGCGCGTCGATGTGCAGCTCGGGCAGGTTCACCGTGGTCTGGACGTCGGGCACCGGAGCCTCGACGTCCCGCAGCACGATCACGATCGACTCGTAGTTGCCGGCGACCACCTGGGTGAGGAACGGCGTGCCGTTGACCGTGACGTCCGGCGGAGCGGTCTTGATCCCCTGACGGGTGGTCTCCTGGCTGATCCGGGTGGCGATCTCGCGCTCGGCGAAGCCGACCGCGTACCGGTCGGCCACCACCAGCGCGGCGATCAACACCAGCAGCAGGATCAACAGCACGATCAGCAGCTTGCGCCCCCGCCGACGCGGCCGGTCGGTCCGGTGCGACCGGGGCAACCGCCGCGGATAACTCTCACCCTGTGCCGGATAACTGTCTGCCACGCCACCCGCCTCCGCCTACCCGGATCGGCGGAGCGACCGATCGGGGAACCGCTATGTACCCGGCCCGCGCGAACCTCAACCGGGGAAGTCACATGATCCCGCATCGGCGAACCGGTGGCCGCCGCCGGTGCTTCAGAGGAAGAAGACCGTCATCGCGTACGCCGCCGGGGCGGCCAGGGCGAAGCCGCCGAGCGGGCCCTGCATGTGCCGGGCCACCCACATGGTCGGCGGCTCGCCGGCCATCAGGCGACCCGCCTCGGAGTAGTTCACACCGAGGTCGGCGAGGACCGCCGCGGTCGCCGCGACCAGGCCGACGATCGCGGCGCTGGTCGGCGTGAAGCCGACCACGTAGCCGCCGATCAGGCTACTGGCCAGGGTGCCGAGCATCGCGCCGAGCACCACCCCGGCCGCCCCTCGGGGCACCTGCGGGGCCAGCCGGGGCCAGGGCAGCACCGCGTCGGTGAGCCGGGCGACGACCAGCGCCACCCCGCTCCCGCCGAGGCAGACGAAGATCGCCTGGGTGCCGATCGGCAACCGGCTGAGCACGATCAGACTCGCGAACGCGACCACGCCGATCACGATCAGCAGGGTGGCGCCGAGCGACTCGGTGACCCGGGCCCGGTCGGTCCGGCGGACCAGTTGACCGAGCACGCCGACCACGAAGCCGGCCACGGCCACGAAGCCGACCGGTCCGAGGGCGGCCACGTCCGGCACTATCGCGGCCACGTCCGCCCCGGCGGCGACGGCCACCGAGACCCCGGCGACCAGCAGCAGCGCGGGCGGTCGCATCGCCATCGTCCAGGCCAGGATGTAGAGCAGCTGGACCCCGAACACCACCAGGGCGAACGGGATCCGGGCGCCCGGACCGGAGGTCTGCGCGCCGAAGACCAGGCCGAGGCCGAGCAGGCCGGCGAAGCCGGCGACGGCCAGCGCGAGCGGACGGCGGATCGGGACCGGCTCGAACTCCTCCTCGTCCTCGTCGTCGGTCTCCGGGTCGAGGCCACTACCGGGTACGGGGTCGTCGGAGCCGCGCTTGCCGCGCAGCCGCCGCCGCCCCGTCTCGGGCTCGGGCTCCTCGTCCACGGCGACCGGCGGCTCGTCGAAGGGCATGCCGGACGGGCCCGGTCCGGGCGGATAACCGCCGCGGGGGGCCGGGCCGGGCGGTGGCCCGGCCGGTCCGGTACGGGGCCCGTCGGCCCAGGAATCGCGACCGGTCTCGGGTGACGTCGAGGGGAACACGCACTGATCGTGCCAGATCGGGCCGCAGACGCACGGATTCTGGTTACGGCCAGGTAAAAACCTCCCCCGTTGAGGTGGAGAACACAACCGAAGGGGCGATCGTCCGGGATCGACCCGCGCTGGATCCGTTAAGCTCGGGCCTTACCCCGCCCCGTCAGCGACGCCGGGACCGACACCATTAACCAGTGAGCAAGCCGGCCAGGAGCCGGAGACCCACTGGCCACCGCGCGGCGATGCGCCGCCGGGACGGAGGTGATGTGTGGAGATCCTGTTGCTGGTCACCGCGCGTGCAGGCGAGCCCTCGGCCGTGCTGCCCGCTCTGGACCTGCTCCCCCACTCGATTCGTACCGCACCACGCGACGTCCGGACCCTCGTGGCCGGGCCCAGCCCGGACGCCGTACTCGTGGACGCCCGCTCCGAGCTGAGCGAGGCTCGGGCGACCTGCCGGATGTTGCACGCCACCGGGCTCGGCGTACCGCTGATCGCGGTGGTCACCGAGGCCGGTCTGATCGCACTGAACGCCGACTGGGGCGTGGACGACGTGATCCTCGCCAGCGCCGGCCCGGCCGAGGTCGAGGCCCGGCTGCGGCTCGCCGTGGGCCGGCTCACCAACGCCATCGCCGGTGCCGGCGGCCAGATCCGCGCCGGTGAGCTGTCGATCGACCCGGACACCTACGCGGCCAAGCTGAAGGGTCGCCCGCTCGACCTCACCTACAAGGAGTTCGAGCTGCTCAAGTTCCTCGCCCAGCACCCCGGCCGGGTCTTCACCCGGGACCAGTTGCTGCGTGAGGTGTGGGGCTACGACTACTTCGGTGGCACCCGCACGGTCGACGTACACGTCCGGCGGCTGCGGGCCAAGCTCGGCTCGGAGTACGAGTCGATGATCGGCACGGTTCGCCAGGTCGGCTACAAGTTCGTCGTACCGCCGTCGTCCTCCCGCTCGCTCCCGGAGTCGGAGCCGGCCGTGGCCGCGGCCCTGTCCGTCTGACCCCCCGCACCGCCCCGCACCACAGCATCCCGAACGCCATCCGGTGACCTCACCGGGTGGCGTTCGGCGTATCGGTGGCCCCATATCGGCCTAATGCCGGAAAGCACCCTTTACTTGGCAAATCGTACGTACCCTAGGTCTTCAGGTGCGGCGTCAAGGGGGGACGGCAGTGGCATCGATACGTGGCCGCCGGGCGTCGGTATACCGGTACGCACAGCACCGACCCGGCACGGCGAACCTGCGCCTGATCCTGGTGCTCACGCTGGCGATCGGCTCGATCCTCGGTGGGGTGTACGTCCTCGGCCGAGCGGCCAGCACCCGCGACCAGGGATCGGATCCACACCGCGTCGCCACCTCGCCCGGCCCGTCCCGGGTGACCACGGACTCACCCACACCCACCCCCACCGCACCATCGCCCACCCCGTCGGCCACCCCGTCGCCAATTCCGTCGGCCGCCCCCGACGGCGAGTCCACGCCCGCCGACGACCGCCCCCGGCTGGCCCTGGAACGCGACGGCCCGTACGGCAGCCGGATCACCACCGGGGCACGGGAGGTGGCGCTCACCTTCGACGACGGGCCGGACCCGGAGTACACCCCGCAGGTGCTGGAACTGCTCGCCCGGTACCGGGTCAAGGCGACGTTCTGCCTGGTCGGTCAGCAGGTCTCGGCACACCCCGAGCTGGTACGGGCGATCGTCGACGCCGGCCACACCCTGTGCAACCACTCCTGGTCACACGACGTCGGACTCGGTGCGCGTACCCGGACCGCGATCCGGACCGACCTGGCCCGTACGAACGCGGCCATCCGGGCGGCGGTGCCGGGCGCCCGGATCGTCTACTTCCGCCAGCCCGGCGGAGCCTGGACCAGCGGTGTGGTGGCAACCGCCTGGGAACTCGGCATGACCTCGCTGCACTGGACCGTCGACCCCAGGGACTGGACCCGGCCCGGCGCCGGCAACATCGCGTCGATAGTCACGGCCGGTGTCGGTGCCGGTGCCATTGTGCTGATGCACGACGCGGGCGGCGACCGGCAGCAGACGATCAGCGCGCTCCGGACCATCCTGCCCAACCTGCTCCGCCGGTTCGAACTGGAGTCCCTGCCGACCGGACTACCCCGGCCCGCCTCGGCCGACACCAACCACACGAACGCGGCGGCGGGCGGGGGCGGCGGGTCGGCCCGCGTACCCGATC is a window of Micromonospora sp. NBC_01699 DNA encoding:
- a CDS encoding DUF1416 domain-containing protein, which produces MTAPTAASCAAPDQSAPLPAGLDLNRETVITGVVRADSGDAVPGAYVRLLDSTGEFTAEVVTSPEGQFRFFAAPGTWTLRALSRHGNGDVLVTAGRGINEVGVTVL
- a CDS encoding sulfurtransferase, with amino-acid sequence MSRDTALVSADWAEKNLDTPGVVFVEVDEDTTAYDGGHIAGAIKLDWRKDLQDPVRRDAVNKEQFEALLSERGVGNDDIVVLYGGNNNWFAAYAYWYFKLYGHRDVKLLDGGRKKWELDARPLVSDAVSRPATQYVAQEPDLSIRAFRDEAVAAIGVKNLVDVRSPDEYAGRLLAPAHLPQEQSQRAGHIPTAVSVPWSKAANEDGTFKSDDDLRKIYGEAGLDDSLDTIAYCRIGERSSHTWFVLKELLGHQNVKNYDGSWTEYGSLIGVPIVLGDEPGRA
- a CDS encoding Ms5788A family Cys-rich leader peptide is translated as MGTLLTKRRAVDLCRVATCLCRPVI
- a CDS encoding LmeA family phospholipid-binding protein encodes the protein MADSYPAQGESYPRRLPRSHRTDRPRRRGRKLLIVLLILLLVLIAALVVADRYAVGFAEREIATRISQETTRQGIKTAPPDVTVNGTPFLTQVVAGNYESIVIVLRDVEAPVPDVQTTVNLPELHIDARNIAASINTLRTGQGQVTAGTVNGTATISYDSVVKLIDQPGIRLKEEGGKLLVDAPLQLLGQQFTVHGAANVKIEGAEVALSFSNVTVDGLPEIPLARLAVQEAARQIAIRLPLPELPFNLQVQEVTPLPGGLAVRATAKDVPLS
- a CDS encoding winged helix-turn-helix transcriptional regulator, giving the protein MEILLLVTARAGEPSAVLPALDLLPHSIRTAPRDVRTLVAGPSPDAVLVDARSELSEARATCRMLHATGLGVPLIAVVTEAGLIALNADWGVDDVILASAGPAEVEARLRLAVGRLTNAIAGAGGQIRAGELSIDPDTYAAKLKGRPLDLTYKEFELLKFLAQHPGRVFTRDQLLREVWGYDYFGGTRTVDVHVRRLRAKLGSEYESMIGTVRQVGYKFVVPPSSSRSLPESEPAVAAALSV